TTTTAATGTTGATGAAGATACTCGTATAAATATTAAAATAAATAATAATGGACTTGAAAGTGAAATTGCAGGCACTTCTCCTACAATTTCAAAAGAAAATCTTCAAGAGTTACTTAATTTTTTAAAAACTAATCTTAAAGCTAATGATATTTTAGCTCTATCTGGAAGTGTTCCATCTTCTTTACCTTCTAGTATATATGCTGATATTATTGAAAGCATTCCAAAGGATGTAAAAGTTATTTTAGATACTAGAGGTCTTCCTTTTGAAATTGCTTTAAAAAAAGGCGTATTTTTAATAAAACCAAACAAGGATGAAATCAATGAATTTTTTAACTCTAATTTTTCAACTACTGAAGAGTTAGTTGAAGCTGGTAAAAAATTACAAAAGATGGGAGCTAAAAATGTTTTAATCTCTTTAGGTTCTAAAGGATCTATTTTTATAACACAAAATGAAATTTTTATAAGTGGTGTTCCTAAAGGTACTCTTATTAGTTCAAATGGTTCTGGAGATTCAATGATTGGTGGATTTATATATGGTCTTAACAAATCTTTATCTTTAAAAGAGTGTTATGAGATTGGAATTGCTTCTGGAAGTGCTACTGCTTTTTCTAAAGGATTAGCAACTTTTAATACTATGACAAATTTATTAAAAGATATTAAAGTTATTAATTTATAAATGGGAGGAATATTATGTTAGATAAAATGTTAGTAAAAGATTGTATAAAATTAAATTTAAATGCTAAAAGTAAAATTGAAGTTATTGATGAACTTGTCGATGTTCTTTACAATGCTGGTAGACTTAATGATAAAGATGAATTTAGAAAAACTATTTTAAATAGAGAGGAGCAAAGTTCTACTGGTTTAGAAGAAGGTATTGCTATCCCTCACGGAAAATCATCATCTGTTAAAATTCCTACTGTTGCATTTGGACTTTCTAAAGAAGGAATTGATTATGATTCTTTAGATGGTGAGCCATCTAAATTATTTTTCATGATTGCTGCTCCCGCTGATGCTACTGATTCACATATTGAAACATTATCTCAACTGACATCTCTTTTATTAGATGATGATATTAGAGAACAGCTTTTAAAAGTAAAAACAGAGCAAGAAGTTCTAGATATTCTTTTAAAAGAGGATAATGTAGGAGAAGAACTTGTCCCGCCTAAAGAGGAGGATAATGATTATCAAGTACTTGCAGTAACTGCTTGTCCAACTGGAATTGCTCACACATATATGGCCGCTGAAGCTTTAAACAAAAAAGCTAAAGAGATGGGAATTAAAATCAAAGTAGAAACTAATGGATCTACAGGAGTTAAAAACCACCTTACGGATGAAGAGATTAAAAATGCAAAAGGAATTATAATTGCTGCTGATAAAAATGTTGAAATGGCTAGATTTAACGGAAAGCATGTTGAAATTGTTGGAGTTAAAGAGGGAATTAAAAGACCTCAAGAGTTAATTCAAAAAGCTTTAGATCAAACTGCACCAGTGTATTCAAATAAAGAAACAAAAACATCTTCTGGAACTAGTGAAAGAAAGGGATTCTATAAGCATTTAATGAGTGGGGTTTCTAATATGCTGCCATTCGTTGTTGGTGGAGGTATTTTAATTGCAATATCTTTCATATTCGGTATAAAGGCATCTGATCCTACTGATCCAAGTTTTAGTCCAATCGCTAAACTTTTAATGGATATTGGTGGTGGAAATGCTTTCTTCTTAATGGTTCCAGTTCTTGCAGGATTTATAGGAATGAGTATTGCAGATAGACCTGGATTTGCTCCCGCTATGGTTGGAGGTTTAATTTCTGCTAATAATGGTGGTGGTTTCCTTGGTGGTTTAGTTGGAGGTTTCCTTGGTGGTTATGTTATTCTATTCTTAAAAAAGGTATTCGCTAAACTTCCTGAAAAACTAGAAGGAATTAAGCCTGTTCTTTTATATCCTTTATTTGGAATTTTAATAACTGGTGTTCTTATGTATACTGTTGTTATATCTCCAGTTGCTGCTGTAAATGGTGGAATTACTAATTTCTTAAATTCTCTTGGTACTGGTAACCTTATCTTATTAGGAGCTATTGTTGGTGGTATGATGGCTATTGATATGGGAGGTCCTATCAATAAAGCCGCTTTTACATTTGGTATTGCTGCTATTGCTGCTGGAAACTATTATCCACATGCTGCTGTTATGGCTGGTGGTATGACTCCACCTTTAGGAATCGCTTTAGCAACTACTTTCTTTAAAAATAAATTCTCTAAAGAGGAAAGAGAAGCTGGTTTAACTAACTATATAATGGGAGCATCTTTTATTACTGAGGGAGCTATTCCTTTTGCTGCTGCTGATCCAATTAGAGTTATTCCTAGTTGTGTTATAGGTTCTGCTCTAGCTGGTGGTCTATCAATGGCATTCAAATGTCAATTGCCTGCACCTCACGGTGGATTATTTGTTTTACCTATTATTACAAATCCAATGATGTATCTATTATCTGTTGTTATTGGTGCTTTTGTAACATGTATTTTAATCGGTATAACTAAACCTACTAAAAATATATAACTTATTGAGTTTAAAGGGGTTATTATAACCCCTTTTTTATTTTTTTGTCAAATTTAAAAAATTAACTGTTATTTAACTTGACATTTAAAATTAATATAGTATACTTAATATTGATAAGAGACAAAAGGAGATCAAAATGAACTCAAATTTTGAAAAGATTTTAATCAAAAATAACAAGATACTTGCTGTAAAGGACCTACAAACTTTAGAAAAAGCTCTTTTAAGCTCCTCTAAGATAATATTTCTTCTAAGTAGTGATATTTGCTCTATTGAAGAAACTACTCGTCTTATCAAAGCAAGTGGAAAACTATGCTTTATACACCTTGATATGATTCAAGGCTTAAATACTAAAGATAATTCTGCTATTGACTATTTGAAAGATAATACTTTTGCAGATGGAGTCATAACTACAAAATCTCAAGTAGCTAAATATGCACATAAAATTGGCTTTTTAGTTATTATGAGGTGTTTCTTAATAGACTCTTTATCTTTAACTACTACTGAAAAACTTTTTAATGAAACATATATCGATGCAATTGAAATTCTACCTGGAGTTATGCCTAAAATTATTGAACAAATTTCAAAGCAAAGCTCTATTCCAATTATTGCTGGTGGACTTATCTCCGATCATGAAGATGTCAATCTAGCTTTAAAAAGCGGAGCTGTAGCTATATCTACAACAAAACTAAATATTATAAATTAGTTTAGCTAGAGATATTAGAGAAGCTATTCAATTAAACAGAATTTCTTAAAATTCTCTTTTTTTGAATAGCTTTTTTTTAATATAA
This genomic window from Cetobacterium somerae ATCC BAA-474 contains:
- the pfkB gene encoding 1-phosphofructokinase, with translation MIYTLTLNPALDYFLSFDSFIEGNLNTPKETYKLPGGKGINVSKILKNFNTESICLGFIGGFTGEFIKNTLNHDGLNTKFFNVDEDTRINIKINNNGLESEIAGTSPTISKENLQELLNFLKTNLKANDILALSGSVPSSLPSSIYADIIESIPKDVKVILDTRGLPFEIALKKGVFLIKPNKDEINEFFNSNFSTTEELVEAGKKLQKMGAKNVLISLGSKGSIFITQNEIFISGVPKGTLISSNGSGDSMIGGFIYGLNKSLSLKECYEIGIASGSATAFSKGLATFNTMTNLLKDIKVINL
- a CDS encoding PTS fructose transporter subunit IIABC, whose product is MLDKMLVKDCIKLNLNAKSKIEVIDELVDVLYNAGRLNDKDEFRKTILNREEQSSTGLEEGIAIPHGKSSSVKIPTVAFGLSKEGIDYDSLDGEPSKLFFMIAAPADATDSHIETLSQLTSLLLDDDIREQLLKVKTEQEVLDILLKEDNVGEELVPPKEEDNDYQVLAVTACPTGIAHTYMAAEALNKKAKEMGIKIKVETNGSTGVKNHLTDEEIKNAKGIIIAADKNVEMARFNGKHVEIVGVKEGIKRPQELIQKALDQTAPVYSNKETKTSSGTSERKGFYKHLMSGVSNMLPFVVGGGILIAISFIFGIKASDPTDPSFSPIAKLLMDIGGGNAFFLMVPVLAGFIGMSIADRPGFAPAMVGGLISANNGGGFLGGLVGGFLGGYVILFLKKVFAKLPEKLEGIKPVLLYPLFGILITGVLMYTVVISPVAAVNGGITNFLNSLGTGNLILLGAIVGGMMAIDMGGPINKAAFTFGIAAIAAGNYYPHAAVMAGGMTPPLGIALATTFFKNKFSKEEREAGLTNYIMGASFITEGAIPFAAADPIRVIPSCVIGSALAGGLSMAFKCQLPAPHGGLFVLPIITNPMMYLLSVVIGAFVTCILIGITKPTKNI
- a CDS encoding glycerol-3-phosphate responsive antiterminator; translation: MNSNFEKILIKNNKILAVKDLQTLEKALLSSSKIIFLLSSDICSIEETTRLIKASGKLCFIHLDMIQGLNTKDNSAIDYLKDNTFADGVITTKSQVAKYAHKIGFLVIMRCFLIDSLSLTTTEKLFNETYIDAIEILPGVMPKIIEQISKQSSIPIIAGGLISDHEDVNLALKSGAVAISTTKLNIIN